The segment TACGCGGCTGTTCACCTTCCAAAAACATTGCTTCGTAATTTCgttaaactaataaatttcctgtgtgtatttttatttttttgctgacTTTGATATTTGGGTCACGTTTGCCCTGTTTAGGATACGCGATCCAGTGCTTCGTATGCAACAGCAACACTGACAAGGCGTGCATGGAAGACGTACCCCCTGAGTCGCTTCAGCAGGACTGCAAAAACGCCCCCGATGGAGCCACTTACTCTATGTGCCGCAAAATTGTCCAGCACATTGATTTCGAGGTCAATGGACGTAAGTATTGCGTGCTAAACAGATTTCCATACGCATCGTCTCATTCCGATAATCTCTgacacaataaattatcaataagGTTTTTCTATCAACATTTAGTGACGCAAAGATGTGAAGCATAAATGCAGACGCTGACAATTCGAAAAgtttaatacaaattatttaagaaattttttcatgCATACTGATTTctgaaagaaataataattattgtggtTTCGCACTCATTCATTgtgaatgaatattttacaaatctaTATAAATTGGAGTTAACAGACAGGTGTATCTAAATGTTGTCAGTAGCATATATTGCTGCATTCTTGCTGAAGGTTATTCTAAACATTGAGCTGGGTTAATGTAGACCtatctcatttatttttgtttaatgtcAGCGTTATTGACtctacaaaattattttaaacaatttaaatttgaaacttatGCTCTTTTCAGTGCCTGCTGATCACCGCGTCATCCGTTCCTGTGGCTATGACACCTCCAACTACGTGGACAAATGCTACCAGAGGGCTGGATTTGGCGGTCGTCAAGAAGTGTGTTCTTGCACGGTAGATTTCTGCAACTCGGCACCAGGCATCAGCTCTATGTCAGTGATGTTGACGGTGGCCGTGGCCGCCTTGGCCCGTTTCTTCCTTTACTAAGGGATCGTCGCGAGAGCTGTTCTTGTACTTGATTCCATTCACACACAAACAAAGATGACCATCTCaagatatttgaaatattcttcCACCATCCGTCGCCAGCTCTTACGCGCCATTCGTTTCAAATGAAATCCTTATCTTTGGGGTTATAGTTTATGATGCAGCTAAAATAGAACTTGAGCTTGAGATCTGAAGCAACATTTACTCCGCATCACACACAATTCTCAGATTTTTATTGCGCATGTTTAgagatgaaatatttagcaGGAATTAAAACACACCCTTCCACTCTTTTTAGAGACGagtaatttaaacataaagaCACCACTGAACGTAACTTTAGTAAGTTGAGAGATTCCACTGTGTTAGTGtgtaaataaagatttaaaagtaaaagaagGTATgattttttgcgatttttgcctggtaataatatatataaaaaaacgggATAAATGTGCTGCTGGTGTACGCATGTCATAAGTATGTTTCTTGGTGCCAAAAATCGCAACGTTGCTTCTTTTACGCAGCTCAACGGAGGGtaataaaagctttttgtgAATGTCAAGCGGGTATATCAGCACATAAATTATGCTAATTGAAGGACGGAGgaagtaaaatttacagaagAGGCATCAAGCATCACAAACTTAgggctgaattaaaaaaaaatgagttgtAGGCTTACCGTtgctttggaaaaaatgaatatgttATTGTCGTTTTCACTCTCCTCGCGAGATGATATGagaaaattacataatatcGTTGTACGATAAAACTGTTCTTAAGAAGATTTTATctcaataaaatgataaaaatattatgagcCTGTGTTTATGTATTTGTTTAGTAAATAtcctttcaaaatatcaatggTCGATGAATCTTAAagcaaaactaattattatgatttgcTCTCAAATTAAACATTCTTCTTACAGTTTCATGTGACAaaaatgcaatgaaaaaagtaaaaataatgtcGCATACCTTTTAGCCTTAAATAATAACCATATTCAATTCCGCGGCcttaatatataatatgtccTCAGATCGTGAAATTCCTTGATAACTGCAAAGAAAcaaagtgaataaaataaaatgaatccTCTCCTTACATTTCTCTCTAATTGGCAATAACAGCATCAATTTTACATCGTCTCAACTGCTCGTGGCGTTGTGTAATTTAAGCTTCTGTTTTTCGAACGAGGTGGAGTGCTGCTACATTTAATCATAATATCAGATCAGGGAGCTacaaattattcttttgttgTTGATAGATCAATGACGGCAAACACACTTGGGAGCTAACTGAGTTTccattggaaataaaaattcaggtaCGTCGGTGTATTAGTATTTCTGTTTGTATTTCTATTAGCGATAAATTTCTGGAGTGGTAAGATAGAATATACAGCTCAGTATATACGACGAGGTAGCTGTATTGAATTTCAACtgtaaacattattttttatgtctgATAGAGCAGCCCAGGTTATTGTACGTGGTTCTGAAAATGACTCTTTTTCTCCAtgactttttatttcatgtcTTTTGTGCCTTGTTAGGAGCtgtttagaaataaaacaagtggtgttttcatttattttaattttattgaatttgtctTTTATATGTTTGTagtatttttatgttttaaaagaatttcgcTACTTGCtagtttgcacctttccagcatgcgtgatttggcatcacggaacgaatgtctagcgtttcaaaggTCATCGGTGCGGCGGCAAGTGgtccttcagtgggctgggtccctgtgcggcctggtgcacccatgttatccgttcgcggagCTATTCGAACCCAGGTGTACAGTGCGCGCCCCTCCCGGTCGGACAGGgacaaaaagcaataaaaaattacgttttacgtttttttctattttttttctcaataggAATTCACTGTTATACCACAAACGTGGATGGGCGCTAAATGTTAACTCTTCAAATACCGGAATTACTGTACCGCTGCCAGTTAAAAGTCTTCAGATCATAggtttaaatttgtaacatttcTCAAAGGCAGGACACTTCGTGCAAAAATACGTTGATTTCCATTTCAACTTTGATAAAGactttaaatgaatttcatgCAACGGGTTTTTGTTTGAGGCAAACTGCTGGTTAAAAACCTTGATTAGTTAGTGAGTGCTTCTTCACCAGCCTAGATTCAAGCTGATTACGGTTTAATACCAGAAACAGGctgtattttttgttaggTTATGCTTGCAGGTAAAGATTCATATTTCTCTCATTGGTTGTTTTGTTATGGATTGCTTTTTGCTAGTGTAAAGTGCTTGTATTTTCAAGGTTACAGTCAACAATAGAAGTActgagaaatattaaaatgtaggtagtgaaaactaatttaaaaaatcaagatgcAATCATGTTTGTAATAAAAACCTCTaataaaaagcacaatttttattagagtTCACTTAGTGTAATACGCTTGTACAGCCAATCCAAATTATGAAGTTATGCAACACGCACATTGCCTAATGTGTACAGGTTGCATaccatttacaaataaaatactctGATGCTATTAACATGGGACCTTTTCAGCCTTCACCTAGACTACAAAAACAATTGCTATCGATTTTATAGTTAACGATGTTCAACTAAGGTGTAGCCGCATTATTGATTGCGACTTAAACTGAATCAATGAAGATTAAATCACGCAAAATGACAATTTCAATGgacttttttttcttttttttttgctctttttatccctgtccgaggaccgggaagggcgcgcactgcactagcacgaatgctgaaacccgggtcccaataacaccgcgaacggataacatgggcgcaccaggccgcacaatGACTTGActtgaattgtaaaaatacgtggatataatttatataactCTTATCGGTGAATGTATTgcgagcaaataaaatatattttccagccATTGACCTACTGCAGCAAGGTTATTTCATCGAAGTCGTAGGCGTAATCCACTCGCTCATTGAATGAGTTTTGCCGAGCCCGAGAACTGGAAATGAAATGTCGGTTTGCATATTTATCCGCAGCGGTGCGAACGAGGGCAACAGCGCTAGGGCAGCAAATCCGCAGGGCAATCAGCATGAGGGAAGATACCATAATAGGGTCAATTCGTGCTGGAAACGCACGTACATATAGGCctcgaaaattgcattttcaacTTGCAGTGGTGTGCGCACTAGCCGATCGTATCCATCGGCCAGAGAGAAAGAACTGCTTTTGTAGCTCTGCACAACCCGTTTGTTTTGTGTCCAAGGGAGCAACAACAGCACTATTTATTTCAcgggcaaataaatatatcagcTCTTGGAATAACTTTGTCTGCGAACGCAagggcaaaaattgttattggaGCACGAGCAATGAACGAGGGGCCACTCTGACCAGGAATATAAATTTCGTCTGCTGCGTGTTGACAGTATAAACATTCTCGTAAAAGAGTATTGCGACCGATAGCCCCTGTGCTATTCAGCCGCAAGGAGACAAACTTTCCTCGACGACGCATCCCCTGGTAATTTGAAAACGGGCGGAATCTCTGTAGGTCGCACAGAGAGTCATGTTTCATGTCATTATTTCTTAAAC is part of the Cloeon dipterum chromosome 1, ieCloDipt1.1, whole genome shotgun sequence genome and harbors:
- the LOC135946838 gene encoding uncharacterized protein LOC135946838: MSAKFFCLAALALVLCAQTGYAIQCFVCNSNTDKACMEDVPPESLQQDCKNAPDGATYSMCRKIVQHIDFEVNGLPADHRVIRSCGYDTSNYVDKCYQRAGFGGRQEVCSCTVDFCNSAPGISSMSVMLTVAVAALARFFLY